The Chitinophaga sp. H8 genome contains a region encoding:
- the metE gene encoding 5-methyltetrahydropteroyltriglutamate--homocysteine S-methyltransferase, whose protein sequence is MFTNIPGYPRIGSNRELKKACESYWTGKISLEKLELTARLLRQQNWEHLQQAGIDLIPSNDFSFYDQMLDMCLAMGVIPARFRPLQQKLADPACLELYFAMGRGYQKNGLDITAMEMTKWFDTNYHYLVPEFDTQQQFTLLSKKCVLEFEEAKRLGIHTKPVLIGPLSFLILGKIKDPALNNGILLQQLLPVYIQLLAELQRAGATWVQIDEPCLVTDLVAADKELYADAYTKINAAVPDLKILLTTYFGGLQDNTGLALQLPVQALHIDLVRAPEQLDSILPQLPSHMQLSLGVVDGRNIWKNNYDDSLSLIQKAVQALGAARIMLSTSCSLLHTPYDLDLETDEQVLSPAIKQWMAFAKQKVAEVIALKNILAGDNSLLDANRQAMQNRKTSPLIHKQAIKERVKNITAADAQRLHPFPIRQQIQEAVLQLPLFPTTTIGSFPQTAEIRKLRADLKKGSITPADYDAQIKAAIREAVQWQEDIRLDVLVHGEFERNDMVEYFGEQLDGFVFTQNGWVQSYGSRCVKPPIIFGDIQRPAPMTVQWSSYAQSLTNKPMKGMLTGPVTILQWSFVRNDQPRATTTLQIALAIRDEVVDLEKAGIQIIQVDEPAIREGLPLRKADWEQYLQWAVQAFKVAVAGVQDATQIHTHMCYAEFNDIITSIAAMDADVITIETSRSQMELLEAFAKFSYPNEIGPGVYDIHSPRVPTAAEMEALLEKAVQLLPARNIWVNPDCGLKTRKWEETALALRNMVTAARNSREILTAAQ, encoded by the coding sequence ATGTTTACGAACATTCCAGGCTACCCGCGTATTGGTAGCAACAGAGAATTGAAGAAAGCCTGCGAAAGCTATTGGACAGGCAAGATCTCTTTAGAAAAGCTGGAGCTTACCGCCCGGCTGCTGCGTCAGCAAAACTGGGAACACCTCCAACAGGCAGGTATTGACCTGATCCCCTCCAACGATTTTTCTTTTTATGATCAGATGCTGGATATGTGCCTGGCCATGGGTGTGATCCCCGCACGTTTCAGACCACTGCAACAAAAGCTGGCCGACCCAGCCTGCCTGGAACTGTATTTTGCCATGGGCAGAGGCTATCAGAAAAATGGACTGGATATCACCGCGATGGAAATGACCAAATGGTTTGATACCAACTATCATTACCTGGTACCCGAATTTGATACACAGCAGCAATTTACCTTACTCTCTAAAAAATGTGTGCTTGAATTTGAAGAAGCTAAAAGACTGGGTATCCACACCAAACCGGTATTAATAGGGCCACTGAGCTTTTTGATACTGGGTAAAATAAAAGACCCTGCACTGAACAACGGTATCCTGCTGCAACAACTCCTGCCGGTTTATATCCAATTGCTCGCTGAACTGCAAAGAGCCGGTGCTACCTGGGTACAAATAGATGAGCCCTGCCTGGTAACAGATCTGGTAGCCGCGGATAAAGAACTATATGCAGATGCCTACACGAAAATAAATGCGGCAGTTCCTGATTTAAAGATATTGCTGACCACCTATTTCGGCGGGCTACAGGACAATACAGGATTGGCGCTGCAATTGCCTGTGCAGGCCCTGCACATTGATCTGGTACGGGCACCGGAACAACTGGACAGTATCCTCCCACAGCTTCCTTCACACATGCAATTATCGCTAGGTGTGGTAGACGGACGGAATATCTGGAAAAACAATTATGACGATAGTTTATCACTGATACAAAAAGCTGTGCAGGCATTAGGCGCCGCACGAATCATGCTCAGCACTTCCTGTTCTCTGCTCCACACGCCATACGACCTGGATCTGGAAACAGACGAGCAGGTGCTTTCCCCGGCAATCAAACAATGGATGGCATTTGCCAAACAGAAAGTAGCAGAGGTAATCGCACTAAAAAATATACTGGCAGGAGACAACAGTTTACTGGATGCCAACAGGCAGGCCATGCAAAACCGGAAAACTTCTCCCCTGATTCATAAACAGGCAATAAAAGAGCGGGTAAAAAATATTACAGCAGCAGATGCACAACGACTCCATCCTTTTCCTATAAGGCAGCAGATCCAGGAAGCCGTACTGCAGCTCCCGCTGTTTCCTACTACTACAATAGGCTCTTTTCCACAAACGGCGGAGATCCGCAAGTTAAGAGCCGATCTGAAAAAAGGTAGTATCACACCTGCGGACTATGATGCACAGATAAAAGCAGCGATCCGGGAAGCCGTGCAGTGGCAGGAAGATATAAGGCTGGATGTATTGGTACATGGTGAATTTGAGCGGAATGACATGGTAGAATATTTTGGGGAACAGCTGGATGGTTTTGTATTCACCCAAAATGGCTGGGTACAGAGCTATGGATCCCGATGTGTGAAACCACCCATCATTTTTGGCGATATACAACGCCCTGCTCCTATGACGGTACAATGGAGCAGCTATGCACAGTCGCTTACCAACAAACCCATGAAAGGTATGCTTACCGGACCGGTCACCATTCTCCAATGGTCCTTTGTACGTAATGATCAGCCCCGTGCTACTACCACTTTGCAAATTGCATTAGCCATCCGGGATGAAGTCGTTGATCTGGAAAAAGCAGGGATACAGATAATACAGGTAGATGAGCCTGCTATCCGGGAAGGGCTTCCCTTGCGCAAGGCTGATTGGGAGCAGTATCTGCAATGGGCAGTGCAGGCGTTCAAAGTAGCGGTAGCAGGGGTACAGGATGCCACCCAGATACACACGCACATGTGCTATGCAGAATTTAATGATATTATTACCAGCATTGCAGCCATGGATGCCGATGTGATCACCATTGAAACATCCCGTTCCCAAATGGAGCTGCTGGAAGCATTCGCGAAATTCAGTTACCCGAATGAAATAGGACCAGGTGTGTATGATATCCATTCTCCTCGCGTGCCCACCGCCGCAGAAATGGAGGCACTGCTGGAGAAAGCAGTACAGCTACTCCCTGCAAGAAACATCTGGGTAAACCCGGACTGCGGCCTGAAAACCAGGAAGTGGGAAGAAACTGCACTGGCATTGCGCAATATGGTAACTGCTGCCAGGAACAGCAGAGAGATATTAACAGCTGCACAATAA
- the pepT gene encoding peptidase T — translation MFKQYQFKVAERFIRYAQIDTESDPMSETFPSTAKQKDLGRLLVKELQEIGIKDAELDEHGYVYATIPSNTDKKVPVICFCSHMDTSSDCSGANVKPIVHKNYDGGDIQLPDDPAIVIRVAEHPYLKEKKGDDIITASGTTLLGADDKAGIAEIVEAADFLLQHPEVKHGDIRILFTPDEEIGKGVEKVNLDKLGAQFAYTMDGGELGAVEDETFSADAVKITIYGISIHPGSAKNKLVSAMKVAGDLLAALPKDMLSPETTEDREGFIHPVRMQGTVEKAEIDFIIRDFTTAALEGHEGYLRRIMEKVVATYPGARATLKVAEQYRNMKEVLDQYPQVMAYAEEAIRKVGVSPVKMSIRGGTDGSRLSFMGLPCPNIFTGEMALHGKHEYVSIQDMQKAVQTIVYLAQVWEQRS, via the coding sequence ATGTTTAAGCAATATCAATTCAAGGTAGCGGAGCGCTTTATACGTTATGCGCAAATAGATACGGAGTCTGATCCGATGAGTGAAACATTTCCTTCCACTGCAAAGCAAAAAGACCTGGGTCGTTTGCTCGTAAAGGAATTGCAGGAAATAGGCATTAAGGATGCGGAGCTGGACGAACATGGATATGTATATGCCACGATTCCATCCAATACAGATAAAAAAGTTCCGGTAATCTGCTTCTGTTCACATATGGATACGTCCAGCGATTGCAGCGGTGCGAATGTGAAACCTATTGTGCATAAAAATTATGATGGCGGTGATATTCAGTTGCCCGATGATCCGGCTATTGTGATCCGTGTAGCGGAGCATCCTTATCTCAAAGAAAAGAAAGGAGACGATATTATTACTGCCAGCGGCACTACTTTGCTGGGAGCAGATGATAAAGCAGGTATTGCAGAGATCGTGGAAGCAGCGGATTTTCTGTTGCAGCATCCCGAAGTAAAGCATGGTGATATCCGTATCCTGTTTACACCCGATGAAGAAATAGGCAAGGGCGTAGAAAAGGTAAATCTGGATAAGTTGGGTGCGCAGTTTGCCTATACAATGGATGGCGGAGAACTGGGCGCCGTAGAAGATGAAACGTTTTCTGCAGATGCCGTAAAGATTACGATCTATGGTATCAGTATTCATCCCGGATCTGCCAAGAATAAGCTGGTAAGTGCCATGAAAGTAGCCGGTGATCTGCTGGCAGCATTACCAAAAGATATGTTGTCGCCCGAAACTACGGAAGACCGGGAAGGATTTATCCATCCGGTACGTATGCAGGGCACGGTAGAAAAAGCGGAAATCGACTTTATCATACGTGATTTTACTACGGCAGCATTGGAAGGACATGAAGGATACCTGCGCCGTATTATGGAGAAAGTAGTAGCTACCTATCCGGGAGCAAGGGCTACCTTAAAAGTAGCTGAGCAGTACCGCAATATGAAAGAGGTGCTTGATCAGTACCCGCAGGTGATGGCATATGCAGAGGAGGCTATCCGCAAGGTAGGTGTATCCCCTGTTAAAATGAGTATCCGGGGAGGTACAGACGGTTCCCGCCTGTCTTTTATGGGATTACCCTGCCCCAATATTTTTACAGGCGAAATGGCCCTCCATGGCAAACATGAATATGTAAGTATCCAGGATATGCAAAAAGCGGTGCAAACTATTGTGTATCTGGCACAGGTGTGGGAGCAACGCAGCTAA
- a CDS encoding MotA/TolQ/ExbB proton channel family protein, whose protein sequence is MLLGLITLLQDTLRLPKADTVATALNAAGEASQQISLMDMLMKGGVLMIPLGILSVIAVFVFVERYMTISKAGKLEDNFMPMIRDHITTGNMAAARSLAKNTNSPIARMIDKGIQRIGKPIDNIEKSMENVGKLEIYRMEKNLVILSIIAGIAPMFGFLGTIAGMIQTFFNISITSDITLGTIAGGIYVKMITSATGLIIGLIAFIGYSFLNAQIDKVIHKMENASSEFIDILQEPTK, encoded by the coding sequence ATGCTGTTAGGACTAATTACACTATTGCAGGATACTTTACGACTCCCCAAAGCAGATACAGTGGCTACTGCGCTTAATGCGGCAGGAGAAGCCAGCCAGCAGATCAGTTTGATGGATATGCTGATGAAAGGGGGCGTACTGATGATCCCGTTAGGGATTCTTTCCGTGATTGCAGTATTTGTATTTGTAGAAAGATACATGACCATTTCCAAAGCGGGTAAGCTGGAAGATAACTTCATGCCGATGATACGGGACCATATCACTACTGGTAATATGGCTGCAGCCCGCTCTCTGGCAAAGAACACCAACAGCCCTATTGCCCGTATGATCGATAAAGGTATTCAGCGTATTGGCAAGCCTATTGACAATATTGAAAAGTCAATGGAAAATGTGGGCAAGCTGGAAATATACCGTATGGAGAAAAACCTGGTGATCCTGTCGATTATTGCAGGGATAGCCCCGATGTTCGGGTTCCTGGGTACCATTGCGGGTATGATTCAGACATTTTTTAACATTTCCATCACTTCTGATATTACCCTGGGTACTATTGCCGGTGGTATCTATGTAAAAATGATTACCTCTGCTACCGGTCTGATCATTGGTCTGATCGCATTTATCGGATACAGTTTCCTGAATGCACAGATCGACAAGGTGATCCACAAAATGGAAAACGCATCGTCCGAATTCATTGATATTTTACAGGAGCCAACAAAATAA
- a CDS encoding ExbD/TolR family protein, whose protein sequence is MNLRRRNKRQVEMHNSALNDILFILLLFFLIVSTLANPNVIKLTLPKAKSNTKSKQTVVVSINDKREFFVGTNKVAFEGLKQMLVPAITNEHVDPTIVINAEKSVPVEDVVSVMEVARELNARVVLATANPQSGKR, encoded by the coding sequence ATGAATTTACGCAGGCGAAATAAAAGACAGGTGGAAATGCATAACTCAGCATTGAATGACATATTGTTCATTCTGCTGCTGTTTTTCCTGATCGTATCCACACTGGCTAACCCTAATGTTATCAAACTTACCCTGCCCAAGGCCAAGAGCAATACCAAATCCAAACAAACGGTAGTGGTGAGCATCAATGATAAAAGAGAATTTTTTGTGGGTACTAACAAAGTAGCATTTGAAGGACTGAAACAAATGCTGGTACCCGCTATTACCAATGAACATGTAGATCCTACCATTGTAATCAATGCAGAAAAGTCGGTGCCGGTAGAAGATGTAGTGAGCGTAATGGAGGTAGCCCGCGAATTGAATGCCCGGGTAGTACTGGCTACTGCTAATCCGCAAAGCGGCAAACGATAA
- a CDS encoding TetR/AcrR family transcriptional regulator: MVIYTEKQLSIINVAEKLFAEKGFHGTSVRDISLEADVNVAMISYYFGSKDKLLEAIMKQKMQASKDVVEGLLKNETLAPLEKVYRLIDNFVDKVFDNQRLHCIMVREQLNREGDTVVRNMIAENKKEVSDLIRELIMEGQRNGDFNKDVDMLMMGTTLFGTLNHAVSGQDFHRRLAGLEGMPAEEFKAYLSKRLSNHLKKVFKAILTHEL, translated from the coding sequence ATGGTCATATACACGGAGAAGCAGTTATCTATCATCAATGTGGCAGAAAAGCTATTCGCAGAAAAGGGGTTTCATGGCACCTCTGTAAGGGATATTTCGCTGGAAGCGGATGTAAACGTGGCAATGATATCCTATTACTTTGGTTCTAAGGACAAACTGCTGGAAGCTATTATGAAACAAAAGATGCAGGCTTCCAAGGATGTGGTAGAAGGATTGTTGAAAAATGAAACATTAGCCCCATTGGAAAAGGTGTACAGGCTGATTGACAATTTTGTTGATAAGGTATTTGATAACCAGCGTTTGCATTGCATCATGGTGAGGGAGCAGCTGAACCGGGAAGGGGATACTGTGGTGCGTAATATGATTGCGGAAAACAAAAAAGAGGTGTCCGATCTTATCCGCGAGTTGATCATGGAAGGACAGCGTAATGGGGATTTTAATAAGGACGTAGATATGCTGATGATGGGCACCACCTTATTTGGTACACTGAATCATGCTGTTTCGGGCCAGGACTTTCACAGAAGGCTGGCAGGGTTGGAAGGCATGCCTGCAGAGGAGTTCAAAGCATATTTATCCAAAAGATTAAGCAATCATTTAAAAAAAGTATTTAAAGCAATCCTCACACATGAATTATAA
- a CDS encoding TolC family protein: MNYKGSIYKQFLYAFVSGAVITLALQGAAYAQTTKKLTLNEAISLSIQHSKQLKLSQAKIAEAGASLKEAYERQLPDVSISGSYLRLLQPNIDLKLKMGNDSSGNKGGGSPNVNQAAYAMANVSLPIFSGFMIQSGKASARYLAEAAKLDADKNREDVIQNTIAAYCNLYKAKAAVALVKENQKESLQRVKDFTNLEKNGLLARNDLLKAQLQESNIELSLLDAESSLKIANINMDLLLGLPEDVELEVDAATFQQDPVVDNRAVDEWEQLALASRKDAAALAAREKAANAGIKAAKGEYYPAVAVTGGYIAAHIPEVMTITNAVNAGIGLKYSPSSLWKTGSKVNGAKARLEQVQANEEMLVDEIHLQINQSYQNYVLSKKRIDTYAKAIEQADENYRIVKNKQVNNLATTTDLLEADVADLQAKLNYTFAKADALLAYKKLLQTAGVLATDYK, from the coding sequence ATGAATTATAAAGGAAGCATTTACAAGCAGTTCTTGTATGCGTTTGTATCCGGTGCGGTAATTACATTGGCTTTACAGGGAGCTGCTTATGCACAAACCACCAAAAAATTAACCCTGAACGAGGCGATCTCATTAAGTATACAGCATAGCAAACAGTTAAAGCTGAGCCAGGCTAAGATAGCGGAGGCCGGAGCTTCCCTTAAAGAAGCTTATGAGCGTCAACTGCCGGATGTGAGTATTTCCGGCTCTTACCTGCGGCTGCTGCAACCTAATATAGATCTTAAACTGAAAATGGGAAATGACAGCAGCGGCAATAAGGGGGGCGGTTCTCCTAATGTAAACCAGGCAGCTTATGCTATGGCGAATGTATCCCTGCCCATCTTTTCCGGATTTATGATACAAAGCGGGAAAGCATCTGCACGTTACCTGGCAGAAGCGGCCAAACTGGATGCCGACAAAAACCGGGAAGATGTGATCCAGAATACAATTGCGGCCTATTGTAATTTATATAAAGCCAAAGCAGCAGTAGCCCTGGTAAAAGAAAACCAGAAAGAATCCCTGCAAAGAGTAAAGGATTTTACCAACCTGGAAAAAAATGGCCTGTTGGCAAGGAACGACTTGCTCAAAGCACAACTGCAGGAATCCAATATCGAATTATCCCTGCTGGATGCAGAAAGCAGCCTTAAAATAGCCAACATTAATATGGACCTCCTGCTGGGCCTGCCGGAAGATGTAGAACTGGAAGTGGATGCAGCTACCTTTCAGCAGGATCCTGTTGTGGATAACAGGGCGGTAGATGAATGGGAACAGCTGGCATTGGCAAGCCGTAAAGATGCTGCTGCCCTGGCTGCCCGTGAAAAAGCAGCGAATGCTGGTATAAAAGCAGCCAAAGGGGAGTACTATCCTGCTGTGGCAGTAACCGGGGGATATATTGCTGCACATATTCCGGAGGTAATGACCATTACCAATGCTGTAAATGCTGGCATAGGTCTTAAATACAGCCCTTCTTCCCTGTGGAAAACCGGATCCAAGGTAAACGGAGCCAAGGCCCGCCTGGAGCAGGTACAGGCTAACGAAGAAATGCTGGTAGATGAAATACACCTGCAGATAAACCAATCTTATCAAAACTATGTGCTGAGTAAAAAGCGTATCGATACTTACGCTAAAGCCATAGAGCAGGCGGACGAAAACTACCGGATCGTTAAGAACAAACAGGTGAATAACCTGGCTACTACTACCGATCTCCTGGAAGCGGATGTGGCAGATCTGCAGGCAAAGCTGAATTACACTTTTGCTAAAGCAGATGCACTGCTGGCCTATAAGAAACTGCTGCAAACAGCAGGTGTACTGGCAACGGATTATAAATAA
- a CDS encoding HlyD family secretion protein, protein METQTNEIKNTHVQSGKNMQEKPAPKKRNLRFIIVLAVLVIGGGAFGITKYIHALHHEETDNAQIEANVSPVIPRVSGYVKAVKVSDNQSVKKGDTLVILDDRDLRIKVEQAETALMTAQVNLGVAQASTQASEVNVASSRANIATMDAQIEAGKVNVWRATQDYERYNNLIKDHSITQQQYEQALAAKQTAERQLEVLVKQRNAAARQTDAVASQSSATSKQINMANATISQRQTDVNDARLNLSYTVITAPEDGLVSKVYVTPGQYVQAGQSLFSVVMDNNIWVVANFKETQLDKMAIGQPVTVHVDAYPGEALEAKVSSFSPATGARFALLPPDNASGNFVKVVQRLPVKIEFLHPEDKHVKQLRPGLSVMVDVHLN, encoded by the coding sequence ATGGAAACGCAAACCAACGAAATAAAAAATACTCACGTTCAATCTGGTAAAAATATGCAGGAAAAACCCGCGCCTAAAAAGCGCAACTTAAGATTCATTATAGTGCTCGCAGTGTTGGTAATAGGTGGTGGCGCTTTTGGGATCACTAAATACATTCATGCGCTTCACCATGAAGAAACAGATAATGCACAGATAGAAGCGAATGTAAGCCCCGTAATTCCCAGGGTATCCGGCTATGTGAAAGCAGTAAAGGTGAGTGATAACCAGTCCGTAAAAAAAGGGGATACCCTTGTGATACTGGACGACCGTGATCTGAGAATTAAAGTAGAACAGGCCGAAACTGCCCTGATGACCGCACAGGTTAATCTGGGGGTGGCACAGGCAAGTACACAGGCTTCTGAGGTAAATGTGGCTTCTTCCAGGGCTAATATTGCTACCATGGATGCGCAGATTGAAGCGGGAAAAGTAAACGTGTGGAGAGCCACCCAGGATTATGAGCGCTATAATAACCTGATCAAGGATCATTCTATTACACAGCAGCAATATGAACAGGCGCTGGCAGCTAAACAAACGGCAGAACGCCAGCTGGAGGTGCTGGTAAAACAGCGTAATGCAGCTGCCCGTCAGACAGATGCGGTGGCTTCTCAGAGCAGCGCTACTTCCAAACAAATCAACATGGCCAACGCTACTATCAGCCAACGCCAAACGGATGTGAACGATGCCCGGCTCAACCTGTCCTATACTGTTATCACCGCGCCGGAAGATGGATTAGTATCTAAGGTATACGTAACTCCTGGGCAGTATGTGCAGGCGGGGCAATCCCTGTTCAGCGTGGTGATGGATAATAACATCTGGGTAGTGGCCAATTTTAAAGAAACACAGCTGGATAAAATGGCGATCGGTCAACCGGTTACTGTGCACGTAGATGCTTATCCGGGCGAAGCCCTGGAAGCAAAGGTGTCTTCCTTTTCTCCGGCTACCGGCGCCCGTTTTGCACTGTTGCCGCCTGATAATGCATCCGGCAACTTCGTAAAGGTAGTACAGCGCTTACCGGTTAAAATAGAATTCCTGCATCCGGAAGATAAACATGTAAAACAATTGCGGCCAGGATTGAGTGTGATGGTGGACGTACACCTGAACTAA
- a CDS encoding DHA2 family efflux MFS transporter permease subunit produces MQQDSLVEYGARRVIITITAIFCALLEIVDTTIVNVALNDMRGNMGATLPEIGWVITAYAIGNVIVVPMTSWLSQQFGRRNYFAASIIIFTVSSFLCGNAVGIWELVAFRFIQGLGGGALLVTSQTIITESYPPEKRGTSQAIYGLGVIIGPTLGPPLGGYIVDHFSWPYIFYINIPIGVIATLLTLQFVRSPKFAEKKSANEIDWLGIGLLAATVGSLQYVLERGQEDDWFNSSSITTLVVVAALSLFFFVWRELTYKNPIVELRVLKNGNLRAGTVLSFILGFGLYGSTFIIPLYTQSTLGWTATQSGMLMIPAALTTAFMMPIIGKLLERGVPQQYLVALGMFLFFVYSFWGYKILTPADTGADAFFWMLIVRGIGMGMLFIPITTLALSSLKGQQIGQGAAFTGMMRQLGGSFGVAAITTFMSRQNMVHRSDLVSQLDINNPEVQQRVHSLQAGFMSKGMDATTALKSGYQALDYSVFKQASVLSYMDVCLYLGIMFLVCVPIVLMVKGGKQQKKLDPSAMH; encoded by the coding sequence ATGCAGCAAGACTCATTGGTTGAATATGGTGCCCGCAGGGTAATTATAACAATTACGGCTATATTCTGTGCACTGTTGGAAATAGTAGATACTACTATTGTGAACGTGGCACTGAATGATATGCGTGGTAATATGGGGGCCACCCTGCCTGAAATAGGCTGGGTAATCACTGCCTACGCTATCGGGAATGTAATTGTGGTGCCTATGACCAGCTGGTTGTCACAGCAATTTGGCCGCCGTAATTATTTCGCTGCTTCCATTATCATCTTTACCGTTTCTTCTTTTCTTTGCGGTAATGCCGTAGGTATCTGGGAACTGGTAGCTTTCCGGTTTATCCAGGGATTAGGTGGTGGCGCATTGCTGGTAACTTCACAAACGATCATCACAGAAAGTTATCCTCCTGAAAAACGTGGCACTTCACAAGCTATTTATGGATTAGGCGTAATTATAGGACCCACACTCGGCCCTCCATTGGGTGGTTATATTGTGGATCACTTCTCCTGGCCCTATATTTTTTATATCAATATACCCATTGGGGTGATCGCTACACTGCTGACGCTGCAATTTGTACGCAGCCCCAAATTTGCCGAGAAAAAATCTGCCAATGAAATTGACTGGCTGGGTATCGGTTTGCTGGCGGCCACAGTAGGTTCGCTGCAATATGTACTGGAACGTGGACAGGAAGATGACTGGTTTAACAGTAGCAGCATCACTACCCTGGTGGTAGTTGCTGCGCTGAGTTTATTCTTCTTTGTATGGCGGGAACTGACTTATAAAAATCCCATTGTGGAACTCAGGGTATTAAAGAATGGTAACCTGAGAGCGGGTACTGTGCTCTCTTTCATCCTGGGATTTGGTTTGTACGGCTCTACTTTTATTATTCCCTTATATACACAAAGCACATTAGGATGGACTGCTACGCAGTCGGGTATGCTGATGATCCCGGCAGCGTTAACCACCGCTTTTATGATGCCTATCATCGGAAAGCTATTGGAGCGGGGGGTACCGCAACAATACCTGGTAGCGCTGGGAATGTTCCTGTTCTTTGTATACAGTTTCTGGGGATATAAAATCTTAACGCCTGCTGATACCGGTGCAGATGCATTTTTCTGGATGCTGATTGTAAGAGGTATAGGTATGGGCATGTTGTTTATTCCGATTACTACCCTGGCATTATCCTCTCTTAAAGGACAGCAGATAGGACAGGGAGCGGCATTTACCGGGATGATGCGGCAGTTGGGTGGTTCCTTTGGCGTAGCGGCGATCACCACTTTTATGTCGCGCCAGAATATGGTACACCGCAGCGATCTGGTAAGCCAGCTGGATATTAATAATCCGGAAGTGCAGCAAAGGGTGCACAGTTTGCAGGCTGGTTTTATGAGTAAAGGCATGGATGCCACCACGGCTTTGAAAAGTGGTTACCAGGCATTGGATTATTCTGTATTCAAACAGGCCTCTGTATTGTCTTATATGGATGTATGCCTCTACCTGGGCATTATGTTCCTGGTATGTGTACCCATCGTGTTAATGGTGAAGGGAGGAAAACAACAAAAGAAACTGGATCCGTCGGCTATGCACTAA
- the prmC gene encoding peptide chain release factor N(5)-glutamine methyltransferase has protein sequence MTIQAAFTHIIQTISPLYEEREAASVAHMVMEHITGLSKLDRIIHKTRALTPEQQLQLEQALEALQQHQPIQYILGKAWFYNMELLVNEQVLIPRPETEELVAWIVTDIQAAHQPSPRLLDIGTGSGCIPLALKKELPAATVWGIDVSPGAIAVADSNAAQQKLAVQFTVMDVLDTQVVQTLPTFTTIVSNPPYIKQSESAAMQQQVVAFEPALALFVPDEDPLRFYRHISQLAKTKLTPGGTLYFEINEALGKEVVALMEQEGFTAVTLKQDLFGKDRMVKGNRTI, from the coding sequence ATGACCATACAAGCCGCGTTTACACATATTATTCAAACAATCAGCCCCCTTTATGAAGAGCGGGAAGCTGCCAGCGTAGCCCATATGGTAATGGAGCATATCACCGGATTAAGCAAGCTGGACCGCATTATACACAAAACACGAGCACTCACACCGGAGCAGCAGCTACAGCTGGAACAGGCGCTGGAAGCCTTACAACAGCACCAGCCCATACAATACATCCTTGGCAAAGCCTGGTTTTATAATATGGAGCTGCTTGTGAATGAGCAGGTATTAATCCCCCGCCCTGAAACGGAAGAACTGGTAGCATGGATCGTAACAGATATACAGGCAGCCCATCAGCCCAGCCCACGCCTGCTGGATATCGGTACAGGTAGCGGCTGTATTCCGCTGGCATTAAAAAAAGAGTTGCCCGCCGCTACCGTATGGGGAATTGATGTAAGTCCCGGCGCCATTGCAGTAGCTGACAGCAATGCCGCACAACAAAAACTGGCCGTGCAATTCACGGTCATGGATGTACTGGATACACAGGTGGTACAAACCTTACCCACCTTTACTACCATTGTAAGTAACCCTCCGTATATCAAACAAAGTGAAAGTGCTGCCATGCAGCAGCAGGTAGTGGCATTTGAGCCTGCTCTCGCATTATTTGTTCCGGATGAAGATCCTTTGCGCTTTTATCGTCATATCAGCCAGCTGGCAAAAACAAAACTAACACCCGGTGGTACCTTATATTTTGAGATCAACGAAGCCCTGGGAAAAGAAGTAGTAGCCCTGATGGAGCAGGAAGGATTTACCGCTGTTACTTTAAAGCAGGATCTCTTTGGTAAAGACAGGATGGTAAAAGGCAACCGAACCATATAA